A stretch of the Uranotaenia lowii strain MFRU-FL chromosome 3, ASM2978415v1, whole genome shotgun sequence genome encodes the following:
- the LOC129752113 gene encoding uncharacterized protein LOC129752113 yields the protein MAAINGHLIELIYLAAQIPGPTDRVRVTEWIRKLKDTHSENLAHPRVVPEYLEYLKLLLSQSPIYFVDPFKKLPPKQPGLVPLAEALGNSLADQCPYLPRTGKVAPVLLHRSGNDSASISVQREADGNVVCYMAISPKDPNI from the coding sequence ATGGCAGCCATCAATGGGCACCTGATCGAGTTGATATACTTGGCGGCACAAATACCGGGGCCCACGGATCGGGTCCGGGTGACCGAGTGGATTCGAAAGTTGAAGGATACTCATTCGGAAAATTTGGCGCATCCTCGGGTGGTTCCTGAGTACCTGGAATATCTTAAATTGTTGCTCAGCCAGAGTCCAATTTATTTTGTGGATCCCTTTAAGAAACTACCGCCCAAACAGCCTGGATTGGTTCCGTTGGCTGAAGCCCTGGGAAATTCGTTGGCGGATCAGTGTCCCTACTTGCCTCGAACCGGAAAGGTTGCCCCGGTTTTACTTCATCGAAGTGGGAACGATTCAGCTTCAATTTCTGTTCAACGAGAGGCGGATGGAAATGTCGTATGCTACATGGCAATTTCCCCAAAAGACCCAAACATTTAA